Proteins co-encoded in one alpha proteobacterium HIMB5 genomic window:
- a CDS encoding NADH dehydrogenase subunit G (PFAM: 2Fe-2S iron-sulfur cluster binding domain; Molybdopterin oxidoreductase; NADH-ubiquinone oxidoreductase-G iron-sulfur binding region; Domain of unknown function (DUF1982)~TIGRFAM: NADH-quinone oxidoreductase, chain G), whose protein sequence is MPKLKVNDIEVEVEEGLTVLQACEKAGVEIPRFCYHEKLSIAGNCRMCLVEMEKSPKPIASCAMPAAEGMNIKTNTPKVEKARKGVMEFLLVNHPLDCPVCDQGGECDLQDQSMFYGVDKSRFKENKRSVPDKNMGPLIKTQMTRCIHCTRCVRFATEIAGVPEIGAIGRGEDMQITTYLEQSMQSELSANVVDLCPVGALTSKPYVFEARPWELKKTETIDVMDAVGSNIRVDTYGWEVKRVLPIINEDINEEWISDKTRYACDGLLNQRLDKPYVKRNGKFEESNWNEVNEIVVNKLKNTPKENVCGFVGDLTNMETSFIFKEFFDRVLETKAYETRSEDKYINNSDRKNYIFNSTINGIEESDLIFLVGANPRFEATIVNARIRKAFLNNNTKIISLNDVGDLTYPYTQLDGKTSTIKNIIEDNHDVSKLIKDAQNPLIIIGESLLKSESSEYVVTSLQKFLTDNNKINDNWNSFNILTCDASTVGNLDLDLINLEKGYFKNNILDNLNNNQYEIVFLVGQDNLSFNKTNEFVVYIGSHGDKGAEIADVILPGSAYTEQSGYFTNLEGRLQKAYKASYPPNQSKEDWEIINNLAEQVNNRKLFNDKDELESSMLNYLKLKNEKNKTSEISVNNFVDEKINIKVKDYYFSNVIARSSKTMVECNNSKIEIKKTGTEG, encoded by the coding sequence ATGCCTAAATTAAAAGTTAATGACATTGAAGTTGAAGTTGAAGAGGGTTTAACGGTTCTTCAAGCTTGTGAAAAAGCAGGTGTAGAAATTCCAAGATTTTGTTATCACGAAAAACTTTCTATAGCTGGAAATTGCAGAATGTGTTTGGTTGAAATGGAAAAATCTCCTAAACCTATTGCATCATGTGCAATGCCTGCAGCGGAAGGAATGAATATAAAAACAAATACTCCTAAAGTTGAAAAAGCAAGAAAAGGGGTTATGGAATTTTTGTTAGTTAATCATCCACTTGACTGTCCAGTGTGTGATCAAGGTGGTGAATGCGATCTACAAGATCAATCAATGTTCTACGGTGTTGATAAATCTAGATTTAAAGAAAATAAAAGATCAGTGCCAGATAAAAACATGGGTCCTCTGATCAAAACTCAAATGACAAGATGCATACATTGTACAAGATGTGTGAGATTTGCAACTGAAATTGCTGGCGTCCCTGAAATTGGAGCAATAGGTAGAGGAGAAGACATGCAAATAACAACATACTTAGAACAATCAATGCAATCAGAATTATCAGCAAATGTTGTAGACTTATGTCCGGTTGGAGCACTTACTTCTAAACCTTATGTATTTGAAGCTAGACCTTGGGAACTTAAAAAAACTGAAACTATAGATGTAATGGATGCAGTAGGAAGCAATATTAGAGTAGACACTTATGGGTGGGAAGTAAAAAGAGTTTTACCAATAATTAATGAAGATATTAATGAGGAATGGATTTCAGATAAAACAAGATATGCATGTGATGGTTTATTAAACCAAAGATTAGACAAACCTTATGTAAAAAGAAATGGAAAATTTGAAGAGAGTAATTGGAATGAAGTAAACGAAATAGTTGTAAATAAACTTAAAAATACTCCAAAAGAAAACGTTTGTGGTTTTGTAGGTGATCTAACAAACATGGAAACATCGTTTATATTTAAAGAATTCTTTGACAGAGTTTTGGAAACTAAAGCTTACGAAACAAGATCAGAAGATAAATATATAAATAATTCTGATAGAAAAAATTATATATTTAATTCAACAATCAATGGAATAGAGGAGTCAGATTTAATATTTTTAGTTGGAGCAAATCCAAGATTTGAAGCAACAATAGTCAATGCAAGAATTAGAAAAGCCTTTTTAAATAATAATACTAAAATTATATCTTTAAATGATGTTGGAGATTTAACTTATCCTTATACTCAATTAGATGGAAAAACGTCAACAATCAAAAATATTATTGAAGATAATCATGATGTTTCAAAATTAATTAAAGATGCTCAAAATCCATTAATTATAATTGGAGAGTCATTATTAAAATCTGAGTCTTCTGAATATGTAGTAACTTCATTACAAAAATTTTTAACAGATAATAATAAAATCAACGATAATTGGAATTCATTTAATATTCTAACATGTGATGCCTCAACAGTTGGTAATCTTGATTTAGATTTAATTAATTTAGAAAAGGGATATTTTAAAAATAATATTTTAGATAATTTAAATAACAATCAGTACGAAATTGTATTTCTTGTTGGACAAGATAACTTAAGTTTCAATAAAACAAATGAGTTTGTTGTTTATATTGGAAGTCATGGAGACAAAGGTGCTGAGATAGCAGATGTAATTTTACCAGGTTCAGCTTACACAGAACAATCAGGTTATTTTACAAATTTAGAAGGTAGATTACAAAAAGCATATAAAGCTTCCTATCCACCTAATCAATCAAAGGAAGATTGGGAAATTATAAATAATTTAGCTGAGCAAGTGAATAATCGTAAGCTTTTTAACGATAAAGATGAATTAGAAAGCAGCATGCTTAATTATTTAAAACTTAAAAATGAAAAAAACAAAACTTCTGAAATTTCAGTAAATAACTTTGTTGATGAAAAAATTAATATAAAAGTAAAAGATTATTATTTCTCAAATGTGATTGCTAGATCATCAAAAACTATGGTTGAGTGTAACAATTCTAAAATAGAAATTAAAAAAACAGGGACTGAAGGATAA
- a CDS encoding NADH dehydrogenase (PFAM: NADH dehydrogenase) — translation MEYFNVLFNEVYKILFLLVPVLVSVAMIVWLDRRVWAFVQKRRGPNVVGPFGLLQSLADALKYIFKEIIIPASSNKIIFILAPIVTMTLALIAWAVIPFSESQVLADINVGILYIFAVSSLGVYGIIMGGWASNSKYPFLGSIRSAAQMVSYEVSIGVIIINVLLCVGSLNLNDIVIAQQNMWFVIPLFPMFVIFFISALAETNRPPFDLPEAEAELVAGYQTEYSGMMYAMFWLGEYANILLMCALGSILFLGGWLSPIEIYPFNLVPGAIWLILKILLLFILFALVKAIVPRYRYDQLMRLGWKIFLPLSLIYVVLTASFLFYFNLLPTN, via the coding sequence ATGGAATATTTTAATGTTTTATTTAATGAAGTTTATAAAATTCTATTTTTATTGGTTCCAGTATTAGTTTCAGTTGCAATGATTGTTTGGCTCGATAGAAGGGTTTGGGCTTTTGTTCAAAAGAGAAGAGGACCAAATGTTGTGGGACCGTTTGGCTTGCTTCAATCTTTAGCTGATGCGCTTAAATACATTTTTAAAGAAATTATAATTCCTGCAAGTTCAAATAAAATTATTTTTATTTTAGCTCCAATTGTAACTATGACATTAGCATTAATTGCTTGGGCCGTTATTCCTTTCAGCGAAAGTCAAGTATTAGCAGATATCAATGTTGGCATTCTTTATATTTTTGCAGTTTCTTCATTAGGTGTTTATGGAATAATTATGGGTGGCTGGGCTTCAAATTCAAAATATCCTTTTTTAGGTTCAATTAGATCTGCAGCTCAAATGGTTTCCTATGAAGTTTCTATAGGAGTAATTATCATAAATGTATTACTTTGTGTTGGTTCATTAAACTTGAATGATATTGTCATCGCACAACAAAATATGTGGTTTGTTATCCCATTATTTCCAATGTTTGTGATTTTTTTTATTTCAGCACTTGCAGAAACTAATAGACCTCCATTTGATCTACCTGAGGCTGAGGCAGAATTAGTTGCTGGCTATCAAACAGAGTATTCAGGAATGATGTATGCAATGTTTTGGTTGGGTGAGTACGCTAACATATTGTTAATGTGTGCATTAGGTTCAATTTTATTTTTAGGTGGTTGGCTTTCTCCTATTGAAATTTACCCATTTAATTTAGTTCCAGGTGCAATTTGGTTAATATTGAAAATTTTATTATTATTCATATTGTTTGCTTTGGTAAAAGCAATTGTTCCTAGATATAGATATGATCAATTAATGAGATTAGGATGGAAAATATTTTTACCATTGTCCTTAATATACGTTGTATTAACAGCAAGTTTTTTATTTTATTTTAACCTTTTACCAACAAATTAA
- a CDS encoding NADH dehydrogenase subunit I (TIGRFAM: NADH-quinone oxidoreductase, chain I): MKLSRFFKTIFMIDFISGLLIAIKELFSSKKTINYPFEKGKISPRFRGEHALRRYPNGEERCIACKLCEAVCPAQAITIESAQREDGSRKTTRYDIDMMKCIYCGLCEEACPVDAIVQGPNFEFSTETREELYYTKEKLLENGDRWENVLAANIKADNPYR; the protein is encoded by the coding sequence ATGAAGTTATCTAGATTTTTTAAAACAATATTCATGATAGATTTTATATCTGGATTATTGATTGCTATTAAAGAATTATTCTCTTCCAAAAAAACTATTAACTATCCATTTGAAAAAGGAAAAATTAGCCCAAGATTCAGAGGTGAGCACGCTTTAAGAAGATATCCTAATGGAGAAGAAAGATGCATTGCTTGCAAATTATGTGAAGCTGTGTGTCCTGCTCAAGCAATTACCATTGAGTCCGCTCAAAGAGAAGATGGAAGCAGAAAAACCACAAGGTATGATATAGATATGATGAAATGTATTTACTGTGGTTTATGTGAAGAAGCATGTCCCGTTGATGCTATCGTTCAGGGTCCAAATTTTGAATTTTCAACAGAAACTAGAGAGGAACTCTATTACACTAAAGAAAAGCTTTTAGAAAATGGAGACAGATGGGAGAATGTTTTAGCTGCAAACATAAAAGCAGATAATCCATATAGATAA
- a CDS encoding NADH-ubiquinone/plastoquinone oxidoreductase chain 6 (PFAM: NADH-ubiquinone/plastoquinone oxidoreductase chain 6): MLAHTIFFYIFSIIAVVSAIMVTVSKNTVHSVFFLILDFISISCLFIMIGAEFLGMIMLIVYVGAVAVLFLFVVMMLNVAQQKNQWFASQENSGHIPIGLIISTVIFFELIIVIGGWKYKPDLLEISNISVSQDVSNTHSLGAVLYTDYIHIFQLSGMILLVAMVGAIVLTFRQRSGVKKQSYFKQISRERSEGVDVVEVESNKGVKIDG; encoded by the coding sequence ATGTTAGCTCACACGATATTTTTTTATATATTTTCAATAATTGCAGTTGTTTCAGCAATAATGGTAACTGTGTCTAAAAATACAGTTCACTCAGTTTTTTTTTTAATCTTAGATTTTATTAGTATTTCTTGTCTATTTATTATGATTGGTGCAGAATTTTTAGGCATGATAATGCTTATTGTTTATGTAGGAGCTGTAGCCGTACTATTTTTATTTGTTGTGATGATGCTTAATGTTGCACAACAGAAAAATCAATGGTTTGCCTCTCAAGAAAACTCAGGTCATATACCTATCGGATTGATTATTAGCACAGTTATATTTTTTGAGTTAATCATAGTTATTGGTGGATGGAAATATAAACCTGACCTATTAGAAATAAGCAATATTTCAGTTTCTCAAGATGTAAGTAATACTCATTCATTAGGAGCTGTGCTGTATACAGATTATATTCACATATTCCAATTAAGTGGAATGATACTACTTGTTGCAATGGTAGGGGCCATTGTGCTTACATTTAGACAAAGATCAGGTGTTAAAAAACAAAGTTATTTTAAACAAATATCAAGAGAAAGATCTGAAGGTGTTGATGTTGTTGAAGTAGAGTCTAATAAAGGAGTCAAAATAGATGGCTGA
- a CDS encoding NADH-ubiquinone/plastoquinone oxidoreductase chain 4L (PFAM: NADH-ubiquinone/plastoquinone oxidoreductase chain 4L), whose product MAEIGLGHYLTLGAVIFSIGVIGIFLNRKNIIVILMSIELILLAVNINLVSFSIFLNDIAGQVFTLFILTVAAAEAAIGLAIIVVYYRNSGTIRVEEIDKLKG is encoded by the coding sequence ATGGCTGAGATAGGTCTAGGACATTATTTAACTCTTGGAGCTGTAATTTTTTCAATTGGTGTAATTGGAATTTTTCTTAATAGAAAGAACATTATAGTAATACTAATGAGTATTGAGCTAATTCTATTAGCAGTAAATATTAATTTAGTGTCTTTTTCAATTTTTTTAAATGATATTGCTGGTCAGGTCTTTACACTTTTTATTTTAACAGTTGCTGCTGCAGAAGCTGCAATTGGTTTAGCAATTATTGTTGTTTACTATAGAAACTCTGGAACAATTAGAGTTGAAGAAATTGATAAATTAAAAGGATAA
- a CDS encoding NADH dehydrogenase subunit L (PFAM: NADH dehydrogenase subunit 5 C-terminus; NADH-Ubiquinone/plastoquinone (complex I), various chains; NADH-Ubiquinone oxidoreductase (complex I), chain 5 N-terminus~TIGRFAM: proton-translocating NADH-quinone oxidoreductase, chain L), producing the protein MELAIIFLPLIASIISGFFGRFIGDRNSEIVTSLLVSISALFSIYVFYQVMVNGFQENFVIATWINSGELNVNWSMNIDPLSAVMLVVVTSVSALVHVYSIGYMSHDPHKPRFMAYLSLFTFAMLMLVTSDNFIQLFFGWEGVGLCSYFLIGFWFKKESANAAAIKAFVVNRVGDFGFALGIFLVFYLFGTVNYSEVFEQIPTITEKNLNFLGFDISAINLICLLLFIGAMGKSAQILLHTWLPDAMEGPTPVSALIHAATMVTAGVFLVVRCSPIYEFSELALNLITIVGMTTALFAASVAIVQTDIKKIIAYSTCSQLGYMFFATGVGAYNIAMFHLFTHAFFKALLFLGSGSVIHAFKDEQDINEMGGVWKHLPYTYAMMIIGTLALTGFPFLSGFYSKDAIIEFAYLRDNTVGYYAAGIGIFTAFLTSIYSWRLIFKTFHGEYNNKKMKISETHESPLVMLIPLVVLSIGAIFAGMLFKDLFVGNGIDSFWKNSVFFLEPLSSEHPPTWFLLLTPILVTLSIPISYYLFVKNKEIVDGIVKVNQPLYKFLKNKWYFDELYEILFIKSSKKIGSFLWKFCDVKIIDGFGPDGISLLIKRFSQKANKFQSGFIYQYAFVMLLGFSALLTLLIVK; encoded by the coding sequence ATGGAATTAGCAATAATATTTCTTCCTTTAATTGCATCAATTATTTCAGGATTTTTTGGAAGATTTATAGGCGATAGAAATTCAGAAATTGTAACAAGTTTATTAGTATCAATTTCAGCATTGTTTTCTATTTATGTGTTTTATCAAGTAATGGTAAATGGTTTCCAAGAAAATTTTGTTATCGCTACTTGGATTAATTCTGGAGAGTTAAATGTAAATTGGTCAATGAATATAGATCCACTTTCAGCAGTAATGCTAGTTGTTGTAACTTCTGTATCAGCCTTGGTTCATGTTTACTCAATTGGATACATGTCTCATGATCCACATAAACCAAGATTTATGGCTTACTTATCTTTATTTACATTTGCCATGTTGATGCTTGTAACTTCCGACAATTTTATTCAATTGTTTTTTGGTTGGGAAGGAGTTGGTTTATGTTCTTATTTTTTAATTGGTTTTTGGTTTAAAAAAGAGTCTGCCAATGCTGCAGCAATAAAAGCATTTGTTGTTAATAGAGTAGGTGATTTTGGTTTTGCCTTAGGAATATTTTTAGTTTTCTATTTATTTGGAACTGTAAATTATTCAGAAGTTTTTGAACAAATTCCCACAATTACAGAAAAAAATTTAAACTTCTTAGGATTTGATATCAGTGCAATCAATTTAATTTGTTTACTTTTATTTATAGGTGCGATGGGTAAGTCTGCACAAATATTATTACATACTTGGTTACCAGATGCAATGGAAGGACCAACACCCGTTTCAGCTTTAATTCATGCAGCAACCATGGTAACTGCAGGAGTTTTTTTAGTAGTAAGATGCTCACCTATTTATGAATTTTCAGAATTAGCATTAAATTTGATTACCATAGTAGGAATGACAACAGCTCTTTTTGCAGCATCAGTAGCTATTGTTCAAACAGACATAAAAAAAATTATTGCTTATTCAACTTGTAGCCAACTTGGATATATGTTTTTTGCAACAGGTGTTGGAGCTTATAATATTGCAATGTTTCATTTATTTACTCACGCTTTTTTTAAGGCCCTGTTATTTTTAGGATCTGGCTCAGTAATTCATGCATTTAAAGATGAGCAGGATATAAATGAAATGGGCGGTGTATGGAAACACTTGCCTTACACTTATGCAATGATGATCATTGGTACTCTTGCATTAACAGGTTTCCCTTTCTTGTCTGGTTTTTATTCAAAAGATGCAATTATTGAATTTGCTTATCTGAGGGATAATACTGTTGGTTACTATGCTGCTGGAATAGGAATTTTTACAGCTTTTTTAACTTCAATTTATTCATGGAGATTAATTTTTAAAACCTTTCATGGTGAATACAACAATAAGAAAATGAAAATTTCAGAGACACACGAGTCTCCTTTAGTGATGTTGATACCCTTAGTTGTTTTATCTATAGGGGCAATTTTTGCGGGTATGCTATTTAAAGATTTATTTGTTGGTAATGGTATTGATAGTTTTTGGAAAAATTCTGTATTTTTTTTAGAACCCTTAAGTTCAGAACATCCACCAACATGGTTTTTATTATTAACACCGATTTTAGTAACTTTATCAATACCTATCTCGTATTATTTATTTGTTAAGAATAAAGAGATAGTTGACGGTATAGTAAAAGTTAATCAGCCATTATATAAATTTTTAAAGAACAAATGGTATTTTGATGAATTATATGAAATTCTGTTTATCAAATCTTCAAAAAAAATAGGATCTTTTCTTTGGAAATTTTGTGATGTTAAAATAATTGATGGTTTTGGCCCTGATGGCATTTCCTTATTAATTAAAAGATTTTCACAAAAAGCCAATAAATTTCAAAGTGGATTCATATATCAGTATGCATTTGTAATGTTATTAGGTTTTTCAGCTTTATTAACTTTATTGATTGTAAAATAA
- a CDS encoding NADH dehydrogenase subunit M (PFAM: NADH-Ubiquinone/plastoquinone (complex I), various chains; NADH-ubiquinone oxidoreductase chain 4, amino terminus~TIGRFAM: proton-translocating NADH-quinone oxidoreductase, chain M) gives MNFPILSSLILLPTIGSLFLFFSKDKPNNNQTIKYVALFTSIVNFLISIYLWYQFDPTTSDFQFVEDRQWIKGFINYKVGIDGISILFIVLTTFITPLCILSVNNTVKNRLRDFLIAILIMESFMIGVFCALDLVIFYLFFEAGLIPMFLIIGIWGGPRRVYSAFKFFLYTLLGSVLMLVAIISIYWINGTTDVVKLYELGIDVKYQNLLWLAFFSSFAVKTPMWPVHTWLPDAHVEAPTAGSVLLAAILLKMAGYGFIRFSLGLFPEASETFTPLIYTLSIIAIIFTSLIALMQEDMKKLIAYSSVAHMGFVTLGIFTIQQQGIEGSIIQMISHGLVSAALFLCVGVVYDRMHSRLISTYGGIVTIVPKYAVLFMIFTLAALGLPGTSGFIGEFLILMGAFKDNFLVAVLASLGVILGAAYMLWLYKRVVFGKLINEELKKLTDLNKSEIVILISLAIPTLFFGFYPEPLMNTIEVSVKNLIDMYNLNIN, from the coding sequence ATGAACTTTCCTATCCTTTCATCATTAATTTTATTACCAACAATTGGTTCACTATTTTTATTTTTTTCAAAAGATAAACCGAACAATAATCAAACAATAAAATATGTAGCTTTATTTACATCAATAGTTAATTTTTTAATTTCAATTTATCTATGGTATCAATTTGATCCAACAACATCTGATTTTCAATTTGTAGAAGATAGACAATGGATTAAAGGTTTTATTAATTATAAAGTAGGTATTGATGGAATTTCAATATTATTCATTGTTTTAACAACTTTTATTACCCCACTTTGTATTCTTTCAGTAAATAATACAGTCAAAAATAGACTTAGAGATTTTTTAATAGCAATTCTCATCATGGAAAGTTTTATGATAGGTGTTTTTTGTGCATTAGACTTAGTTATTTTTTATCTATTCTTTGAGGCAGGATTAATTCCTATGTTTTTAATCATTGGAATATGGGGTGGACCGAGAAGAGTATATTCAGCATTTAAGTTTTTCTTGTACACACTTTTAGGCTCTGTCTTAATGTTGGTTGCAATAATTTCAATTTATTGGATAAACGGAACAACAGATGTAGTTAAACTGTATGAACTAGGCATTGATGTTAAATATCAAAATTTATTATGGTTAGCATTTTTCAGTTCATTTGCGGTTAAAACTCCAATGTGGCCAGTTCATACATGGCTTCCAGATGCTCATGTTGAAGCTCCAACAGCTGGCTCTGTTTTACTAGCAGCTATCCTTTTGAAAATGGCTGGATATGGCTTTATTAGATTTTCTCTAGGTTTATTTCCTGAAGCTTCAGAAACATTTACACCATTAATCTATACTTTAAGTATTATAGCAATCATATTCACATCATTAATTGCACTAATGCAAGAAGATATGAAAAAACTTATAGCATATTCCTCAGTCGCTCATATGGGTTTTGTAACTTTAGGAATATTCACAATACAACAGCAAGGAATTGAAGGAAGTATCATTCAAATGATAAGTCATGGATTAGTTTCTGCTGCACTCTTTTTATGTGTGGGAGTTGTTTATGACAGAATGCACTCAAGGTTAATAAGCACTTATGGAGGTATTGTAACTATAGTTCCTAAATATGCGGTATTATTTATGATTTTCACTTTAGCTGCTTTAGGTTTACCAGGTACAAGTGGATTCATTGGAGAATTTTTGATTTTAATGGGTGCGTTTAAAGATAATTTCTTAGTGGCTGTTTTAGCTAGCTTGGGTGTAATTTTAGGGGCTGCTTATATGCTTTGGTTATATAAAAGAGTAGTTTTTGGAAAATTAATTAATGAAGAATTAAAAAAACTAACAGATTTGAATAAATCAGAAATTGTAATTTTAATATCTTTAGCAATACCAACTTTATTTTTTGGTTTTTATCCAGAACCTTTAATGAACACCATTGAGGTTTCTGTTAAAAATTTAATAGATATGTATAACTTAAATATAAATTAG
- a CDS encoding NADH dehydrogenase subunit N (PFAM: NADH-Ubiquinone/plastoquinone (complex I), various chains~TIGRFAM: proton-translocating NADH-quinone oxidoreductase, chain N) — protein sequence MENLNLVLPEIFISLAIMFLLILGVFKKDSSKLIHNFSLIILLITGGIIFNETLTIENTLLFNGSVVIDYLASFMKFITIIAALMALIVSSNYLKTFKILKIEYPILVICAVLGMMVMISSNDLIVFYIGLELQSLSLYVLSSFNRDEVKSSEAGLKYFVLSALSSGLLLYGCSLIYGFSGSTNFEIIANNLDSDQYVLTFGIVFILVGLAFKISAVPFHMWAPDVYEGSPTSVTLFFTIVPKIAALTLFIRFLYVPFINLIDQWQMILIFLSIASMVFGAVAAIGQKNIKRLIAYSSISHIGYALAGLTTGTNEGIQSSVIYITIYFVMNLGLFSCLLMLKRNDQYYETLDDLSGLSKNHPILSLSLLVILFSLAGIPPLAGFFAKFYVFMAVIEQSMYFLAIVGLLSTVIAAFYYLRIIKIIYFDQEKEKYDSDHSFWLKFSLTVSTILILIYFIFPSQIIDVVSRINII from the coding sequence ATGGAAAACTTAAATTTAGTATTACCTGAAATATTTATATCCTTAGCTATAATGTTTTTATTGATTTTAGGGGTATTTAAAAAAGACAGCTCAAAACTTATTCATAACTTTTCATTAATAATATTACTAATTACTGGTGGTATCATTTTTAACGAAACCTTAACTATTGAAAATACATTGTTGTTCAATGGAAGTGTTGTGATTGATTACTTAGCATCATTTATGAAGTTTATAACAATTATTGCTGCATTAATGGCTCTAATTGTTTCTTCAAATTATTTGAAAACTTTTAAAATATTAAAGATTGAATACCCAATATTAGTAATTTGTGCCGTTTTAGGAATGATGGTTATGATTAGTTCGAACGATTTAATTGTATTTTATATTGGTTTAGAGCTTCAATCATTATCATTATATGTCCTTTCATCATTTAACAGAGATGAAGTAAAATCTTCTGAAGCAGGTTTGAAATATTTTGTTTTAAGCGCATTATCTTCAGGTCTTTTATTATATGGCTGTTCATTAATTTATGGTTTTTCTGGATCAACAAATTTTGAGATAATTGCTAACAACTTAGACTCAGACCAATATGTTCTCACCTTTGGTATTGTGTTTATTTTAGTTGGACTTGCATTTAAAATTTCAGCAGTACCATTTCATATGTGGGCACCTGATGTTTATGAGGGTTCTCCAACATCAGTAACCTTATTTTTTACAATTGTTCCTAAAATTGCAGCATTAACTTTATTTATTAGATTTCTTTATGTGCCATTTATTAATCTGATCGATCAATGGCAAATGATATTAATCTTCCTTTCAATTGCTTCAATGGTCTTTGGAGCAGTAGCAGCTATTGGACAAAAAAATATTAAACGACTAATAGCTTATAGTTCAATTAGTCATATTGGTTATGCATTAGCTGGATTAACAACTGGTACCAATGAAGGAATACAAAGTTCAGTAATATATATAACAATTTATTTTGTAATGAACTTGGGACTTTTCTCTTGTCTTTTAATGTTAAAAAGAAATGATCAATATTATGAAACATTAGATGATCTGTCAGGCTTATCTAAAAATCATCCAATATTATCTTTATCATTATTAGTGATACTATTTTCACTAGCAGGTATACCACCATTAGCAGGTTTCTTTGCTAAATTTTATGTGTTCATGGCAGTGATTGAACAATCAATGTATTTTTTAGCTATAGTAGGTTTGTTATCGACTGTAATTGCAGCATTTTATTATTTGAGAATAATAAAAATAATTTACTTTGATCAAGAAAAAGAAAAATATGACTCAGATCATAGCTTTTGGTTAAAATTTTCTCTTACAGTTTCAACAATATTGATTTTGATTTACTTCATCTTCCCAAGTCAAATAATTGATGTAGTTTCAAGAATTAATATTATTTAA
- a CDS encoding biotin/lipoate-protein ligase family protein (PFAM: Biotin/lipoate A/B protein ligase family~TIGRFAM: birA, biotin-[acetyl-CoA-carboxylase] ligase region): MKLKQFNFVKVNSTNQTAIRILKKSNTDFGIIITEIQKKGKGQYGRKWISYKGNIFLTIFYKLEKINFTLNKLTKINCLLVKNVISKYYKKKISFKLPNDLLIEKKKICGILQEKIEKLDQNYLIVGIGLNLIKSPKIKNYPTTNLLELTKHKINKKMFQNQLKITFEKFLSKYYKS; the protein is encoded by the coding sequence ATGAAACTAAAACAATTTAATTTTGTAAAAGTTAATAGCACTAACCAAACGGCAATAAGAATATTAAAAAAATCTAATACTGATTTTGGTATAATCATTACAGAAATACAAAAAAAAGGAAAAGGACAATATGGAAGAAAGTGGATTTCATATAAGGGAAATATTTTTTTAACTATATTTTACAAACTTGAAAAGATAAATTTTACTTTAAACAAATTAACTAAAATAAATTGTTTATTAGTAAAGAATGTCATATCTAAGTACTACAAGAAAAAAATATCATTTAAATTACCAAATGATTTATTAATCGAAAAAAAAAAGATATGTGGAATTTTACAAGAAAAAATTGAAAAACTAGATCAAAATTATTTGATTGTAGGAATAGGATTAAATTTAATTAAAAGCCCAAAAATTAAGAATTATCCCACAACTAATTTATTAGAGTTAACAAAGCATAAAATTAATAAAAAAATGTTTCAAAACCAATTAAAAATAACTTTTGAGAAATTTTTATCAAAGTACTATAAGTCATAA